CAGCGATAACGGCTTCTATGGCTTCTCAACACCTCTAGCAACCCTGCACAAATTTAACGGTTGGGCTGATCAATTTTTAGGTACGCCAAGCTTAGGTTTAGCTGATTTATATGTCTCAGTTTCAGGTAAGGCGTTAGGCGGTAAATGGTCGGTAGTGTATCACGACTATGAAGCTGACGAAGATGAGGCCGCAGTGGAAGACTTTGGTGACGAAATCAATCTTTCATACGGTAAAAGTTTCAACAAAACCTTTTCAGGTGGAATTAAGTTTGCCGCTTATTCGGCAGGTGATAGTGGCTCAGGCAAAGTCGACACAGACAAGCTTTGGGTCTGGGTTGGTGCGAAATTCTAATAAAAAAGCATCAATCAGGAATCTAAGTTAAGAGGAAATAACATGTCTAAACAGCTAAACGTCGTTGTTGTTGGCAACGGTATGGTCGGTCATCACTTTGTTGAGCAACTTGCCAATTTACGTGAATCTGCAGAGCAAGTGAACATCACAGTGTTGTCAGCTGAAAATCGCTTGGCCTATGATCGCGTTCATTTATCTGAGTATTTTGCGGGTAAAACAGCGCAAGACTTAGCATTAACAGACGAATCAACTTACCACGATTGGCAAATTGATTTTCGTACCAATGCTAAGGTCACGACTATTGATCGCCAGCAGCAGCAAATCACGACTGAAGTGGGTGAAACGTTTAGCTATGACAAGTTAATCCTTGCAACAGGTTCTTATCCTTTTGTGCCACCGATCCCTGGGGGAGATCAATCTCATTGCCTTGTTTACCGCACCATAGATGACCTGGAGTCTATTAAAAGCAGTGCAAGTAGCAGTAAAGTTGGTGTGGTGATCGGTGGCGGTTTATTAGGCTTAGAAGCCGCCAATGCACTTAAAGAGTTAGGGCTGCAAACCCATGTCGTAGAATTTGCACCGCAATTAATGGCGGTACAAGTTGACACTGGCGGTGGCCGCTTACTCAAATCAAAAATTGAAGAGCTTGGCGTGCAAGTGCATACCTCAAAAGCAACACAAGTGATTGAAAAAGGCGAGTCTTGCCGATATCGCCTAGTATTTGCTGACGGGGAAACTTTAGAAACCGATCTAGTGTTATTCTCAGCAGGTATTCGCCCATACGACAACTTAGGACGAGAAAACGATCTAGTGCTGGGTGAACGCGGTGGTATTGTGATTAACAGCCAATGCCAAACGTCAGACGAAAATATTTACGCGATTGGTGAATGTGCGTTATATGAAAACATGATTTACGGCTTAGTGGCACCTGGCTATTCGATGGCGAAAGTTGCCGCTAAGCATGTGCTAGATAGCACCAGTGAAACGGTGTTTGAAGGCGCCGACATGAGCACTAAATTAAAATTAATGGGTGTTGATGTTGGCTCGATAGGTGATGCGCATGCCAAAACACAAGGTGCATTAACCTATACCTACGAAAATCAACCAGAAGGCGTTTACAAGAAAATCGTTGTTTCTAGCGATAAAACGCTGCTACTAGGTGCTGTGCTTGTTGGTGATACCAGCGAATACGACAGCCTTTTGCAGTACATGCTAAACGCCATTGAACTGCCAGAAAGCCCAGAAGCGCTGATTCTGCCAATGGCAGCAGACAAACCTATGTTGGGTGCTGATGCATTGCCTAATACCGCAACCATTTGTTCATGTTTAAATGTCACTAAAGGCGATATTGTTGCGGCTGTCGACGGCGGTGCTTGTAGCGTTGCCGATGTGAAATCTTGCACTAAAGCCAGCACAGGTTGTGGTGGCTGTGCAGCCTTGCTTAAAGACGTGGTAGACAAAGAATTAGAAAGTCGCGGCGTTGAAGTGAAAAAAGATATCTGTGAGCACTTTGCCTATTCTCGCCGCGAGTTGTTCGATATCGTTAAAGTCGAGAAAATTACCAGTTTCGAGCAGTTAATTGAAAAACACGGCCACGGGCTGGGATGTGAAATTTGTAAGCCAACCGTAGGTTCAATTTTAGCGTCGGTTTGGAACGATTACATCCTTGATAGCAATAAAGTGCCGCTTCAAGATACCAACGATACTTTCCTCGCAAACATGCAAAAAGATGGTACTTATTCAGTCGTACCGCGTATTCCCGGCGGTGAAATTACTCCTGACAAGCTGATCACTATCGGTGAAGTCGCGAAAAAATATAGCCTTTACACCAAGATCACAGGTGGCCAACGCATAGATTTATTCGGTGCTCGTGTTGACCAATTACCCGATATTTGGCAAGAGCTAGTCGATGCAGGCTTAGAGACAGGCCATGCCTACGGTAAATCAGTACGTACTGTGAAATCTTGTGTTGGTAGTACTTGGTGTCGATATGGCGTTCAAGACAGTGTCGGCATGGCGATTGACATTGAAAACCGCTACAAAGGCGTGCGTGCTCCACACAAAGTGAAGTTTGCTGTCTCTGGTTGTACGCGCGAATGTGCTGAGGCGCAAAGTAAAGATTTTGGCGTGATTGCAACTGACAAAGGCTGGAACCTTTATGTTTGTGGTAACGGTGGTATGAAGCCTCGTCACGCAGATTTATTCGCCACCGACTTAGATGACGAAACCCTGATTAAATACATTGACCGTATCTTTAGTTTTTA
The nucleotide sequence above comes from Thalassotalea euphylliae. Encoded proteins:
- the nirB gene encoding nitrite reductase large subunit NirB, with product MSKQLNVVVVGNGMVGHHFVEQLANLRESAEQVNITVLSAENRLAYDRVHLSEYFAGKTAQDLALTDESTYHDWQIDFRTNAKVTTIDRQQQQITTEVGETFSYDKLILATGSYPFVPPIPGGDQSHCLVYRTIDDLESIKSSASSSKVGVVIGGGLLGLEAANALKELGLQTHVVEFAPQLMAVQVDTGGGRLLKSKIEELGVQVHTSKATQVIEKGESCRYRLVFADGETLETDLVLFSAGIRPYDNLGRENDLVLGERGGIVINSQCQTSDENIYAIGECALYENMIYGLVAPGYSMAKVAAKHVLDSTSETVFEGADMSTKLKLMGVDVGSIGDAHAKTQGALTYTYENQPEGVYKKIVVSSDKTLLLGAVLVGDTSEYDSLLQYMLNAIELPESPEALILPMAADKPMLGADALPNTATICSCLNVTKGDIVAAVDGGACSVADVKSCTKASTGCGGCAALLKDVVDKELESRGVEVKKDICEHFAYSRRELFDIVKVEKITSFEQLIEKHGHGLGCEICKPTVGSILASVWNDYILDSNKVPLQDTNDTFLANMQKDGTYSVVPRIPGGEITPDKLITIGEVAKKYSLYTKITGGQRIDLFGARVDQLPDIWQELVDAGLETGHAYGKSVRTVKSCVGSTWCRYGVQDSVGMAIDIENRYKGVRAPHKVKFAVSGCTRECAEAQSKDFGVIATDKGWNLYVCGNGGMKPRHADLFATDLDDETLIKYIDRIFSFYIQTGDRLQRTSVWMENLEGGLEYLQKVIIDDHLGICDELEKQMASIVGKYQCEWKTTLENPESLKRFRQFVNSDKTDSNIQFVTERDQIRPATLAEKKAGELGGNIEIVDLTSNESPSESSKQAVAVMED